Proteins encoded by one window of Polyangiaceae bacterium:
- a CDS encoding carboxypeptidase regulatory-like domain-containing protein, which translates to MRLLAKLIALLTVSLAVGCGSDDEPKEQPKACDPVAQTGCDTGQVCELGPGQGPACYAPVSIQGKVFDAYDASPVEGAHVVARDPNDAVISSVAISDKDGNYDLRVPAPRDANGKPVSTSYTLRADASGYLTFPKAPRIALPVDISTASGDPLVVKSVATDIGLVPLENAAGLGSISGKVLAKNPGGTLVVAGGVTGTADTEGDYTVFNVPAGSVEVRGYLAGVNLETKSADVKAGETTGDVDLGVLSDSTATVSGKVEIVNAPGGADTSVILVVEDTFVENAARGEAPAGLRAEHVSGDFSIPGVPDGKYVVLAAFENDGLVRDPDTSIGGTEIVHITVAGDSVPIAQGFKVTGALAVYSPDGGDTVSGMPTFSFEDDSSEDSYTVQVFDVLGNEVWKKEGFVGPKGNKPVDVPFDGDLASFESGKFYQFRATSIKDGVPISATEDLKGVFVYQ; encoded by the coding sequence ATGCGCCTCTTGGCCAAGCTAATCGCGTTGCTGACGGTGTCTCTGGCGGTGGGCTGTGGCAGCGACGACGAGCCGAAGGAACAGCCCAAGGCATGCGACCCGGTGGCGCAAACCGGATGCGATACTGGCCAAGTGTGCGAGCTCGGGCCGGGTCAGGGGCCGGCGTGTTACGCGCCGGTGAGCATCCAAGGGAAGGTCTTCGACGCCTACGATGCCTCACCGGTGGAAGGTGCGCACGTGGTGGCCCGCGACCCGAACGACGCGGTCATCTCCAGCGTGGCGATCTCGGACAAGGACGGCAACTACGACCTTCGCGTGCCCGCTCCCCGGGACGCGAACGGCAAGCCCGTGAGCACGAGCTACACGTTGCGCGCCGACGCTTCCGGATATTTGACGTTCCCCAAGGCGCCGCGCATTGCGTTGCCCGTGGACATCTCGACCGCCAGCGGAGACCCCCTGGTCGTGAAGTCCGTGGCCACGGACATCGGTTTGGTCCCGTTGGAGAACGCTGCGGGTCTCGGCAGCATCAGCGGCAAGGTGCTGGCCAAAAACCCGGGCGGCACGCTGGTGGTCGCGGGCGGCGTGACCGGCACCGCCGACACGGAGGGCGACTACACCGTGTTCAACGTGCCGGCGGGCAGCGTGGAGGTCAGGGGCTACTTGGCCGGCGTGAACCTCGAGACCAAGTCCGCGGACGTGAAAGCGGGGGAGACGACGGGAGACGTGGATCTCGGAGTGCTCTCGGATTCCACCGCCACGGTGAGCGGCAAGGTGGAGATCGTGAACGCTCCGGGCGGCGCCGATACCTCCGTGATCCTGGTGGTCGAAGATACCTTCGTGGAGAACGCGGCCCGGGGTGAGGCGCCGGCCGGGCTTCGGGCGGAGCACGTCAGCGGGGATTTCAGCATTCCGGGCGTGCCCGACGGGAAGTACGTGGTGCTCGCGGCGTTCGAGAACGATGGCCTGGTGCGCGATCCGGACACCAGCATCGGTGGCACGGAGATCGTTCACATCACCGTGGCGGGCGACAGCGTTCCCATCGCCCAAGGCTTCAAGGTGACCGGCGCGCTGGCCGTGTACTCGCCGGACGGAGGCGACACCGTGAGCGGCATGCCCACCTTCAGCTTCGAGGACGACTCCAGCGAAGACAGCTACACCGTGCAGGTGTTCGACGTGCTCGGCAACGAGGTGTGGAAGAAGGAAGGCTTCGTCGGGCCCAAGGGCAACAAGCCCGTGGACGTTCCTTTCGATGGTGACCTCGCTAGCTTCGAGAGCGGGAAGTTCTATCAGTTCCGCGCGACGAGCATCAAAGATGGCGTCCCCATCTCGGCAACGGAAGACCTGAAGGGCGTGTTCGTCTATCAGTGA
- a CDS encoding RNA polymerase sigma factor, whose amino-acid sequence MRKIFDDYSAFVWRTLRHLGVREADVPDVCQEVFITVHRRIDSFEGRSALRTWLYGICLRTASDHRRRAHVRREVAVEQVPREQIDAEQPQAVDRQRARRRLLELLEQLDEDKRAVFVLYEIEELGMKEVAEIVGCPLQTAYSRLHAARKQLAEAMTEHRP is encoded by the coding sequence CTGCGGAAGATATTCGATGACTACTCGGCCTTCGTCTGGCGCACCTTGCGCCACCTCGGGGTCCGCGAAGCGGACGTCCCGGACGTGTGCCAAGAGGTCTTCATCACCGTTCACCGGCGCATCGACTCCTTCGAGGGGCGCTCGGCGCTGCGCACCTGGCTGTACGGGATTTGCCTCAGAACCGCGTCGGATCATCGACGCCGAGCCCACGTGCGCCGCGAGGTGGCCGTGGAGCAGGTTCCTCGAGAGCAGATCGACGCCGAGCAGCCACAGGCCGTGGATCGCCAGCGGGCCCGGCGGCGGCTCCTCGAGCTGTTGGAGCAGCTGGACGAGGACAAGCGTGCGGTCTTCGTTCTGTACGAGATCGAGGAGCTGGGCATGAAGGAAGTGGCCGAGATCGTGGGCTGCCCCCTTCAAACGGCGTATTCGCGCCTCCACGCCGCGCGCAAGCAGCTGGCCGAGGCGATGACGGAGCACCGCCCATGA